A stretch of DNA from Pseudonocardia hierapolitana:
GGATCTGGTCGACGTCGGCGTTGGAGATGCCGGCCATGCGGATCTTTCCGGCGTCGAGCAGGTCCCGGATGGTTCCGATCGAGTCGGCGTAGGGCACGCTCGGGTCGGGGCGGTGGAACTGGTAGAGGTCGATGGCCTCGACGTTCAGGCGCTTCAGCGACGCCTCGCAGGCCTGCACGAGGTAGGAGGGTGACCCGTTCAGGGTCCAGCTGCCGTCGCCGGGCCGCAGGTGCCCACCCTTGGTGGCCACCACGACATGCGAGGTGTCGGCTCCGTAGCTCGCGATGGCCGCTGAGATCAACGACTCGTTGTGGCCCACGTCGTCCGCGGTCAGGTGGTACGCGTCCGCGGTGTCGATGAGAGTGATGCCGGCATCGAGCGCGGCGTGGATCGTGGCGACCGAGCGGGCCTCGTCAGGCCGCCCTTCGATGGACATCGGCATGCCGCCGAGTCCGATGGCGCTGACCTTCGTGTCGCCGATGTGACGGAACTGCACGGAGTCCTCCGGGTTCTGGGGTGTCGGGTCAGTGGATCGTGAGCCTGACCCGAGCCACGGTCGGCGCCCGAGATTCAGTTGTCCAACAGTTGGAAGAGCAGACAGTCAGGAGCTACGATTCTAGACCGTGGACCTGCGGCAGCTCGAGCACTTCGTCACGGTTGCCGACGAGATGCACTTCACGCGCGCCGCCGAGCGGTTGTTCATCTCCCAGTCCGGGTTGTCGGCGTCGATCCGCGCCCTGGAGAAGGAGCTCGCCGCCGAGCTGTTCATCCGCAACACCCGCCGCATGGAGCTGACCGACGCCGGGCGGGCTCTGCTCGAGGAATCGCGGCGGACCCTCGCGAGCGCGGCAGCCGCCCGGGACGCGGTCGCGGCGGTGCGAGGGCTGCACCGAGGCACGCTGCGGGTGGGCACCGAGCAGTGTCTGGGGGTCGTCGACGTCGCCGCGGAGTTGGCACGGTTCCACCAGGCCCACCCGGGCGTCGAGCTGTCGGTGCAGCAGGCCGGTTCAGCCCATCTGGTGGAAGAGGTCCGACTCGGCCGGCTGGACATCGCGTTCGTCGCCGAACCCGCACAACCGCCCGAGGACGTGTCGTTCCTGCGCCTCGCCAGCGAACCGATGATGCTGATCTGCCACCCGGAGCACCCGCTGGCCGGCCGCGAGCAGATCGAGTGGGCGGCACTCGCCGGCGCGGCCTTCGTCGACTTCCACCCGAGCTGGGGATCGCGACGGACGACCGACCGCGGGTTCGCCGCCGCCGGCCTCAGCCGCGCGGTCGCGTCCGAGGTCAACGACGTGCACACACTGCTGGACCTGGTCGGGCGCGGTCTGGGTCTCGCCGTCGTGCCGGGACCGATCGCCCGCAAGAAGGCGCACAAACTCAGCGTCGTTGCCCTACCTGCCGATGCGCCGCGCTGGGACGTGGCCATCGCCCGCCCCGACACGGCGACCACGCTTGCGGCGGCCGAGTTCCTGGCCCCGATCCGCAAGCGCTTCAAGGCCTGAGCGCCTGGCCCAGCCGCACGCGGGCGAGCCGCACGGCGTCGGCCGGTTGCTCGGGCCGGGTGAAGCGCGGGCGGGCTGGACGCGCCGATCAGGCCCGGTCGACCGGCAGGTCGAGCACGGCCCTGCGGCGCTGCGCGAGCGCGCCGTACGCCGCCCCCATGGCGAGGATCAGCGGGAGCACGTTGATCCAGGGCGAGGAGGTGCCGGTGACGTCCGGGTAGTTCGCGACGATCAGGCCGCCGCACGCCAGCAGCGCGGCACCGGCGAGGACGGGCGCGATCCGGGTGGCCCACGCGGAGCCGGTGACCAGCCCCAGCGCCGCGGCCCGCACGACGCTCGCGCAGCAGGCGGTCATCAGCACGATGACCGCGAGCGACGTGACGCCGGAGATCGCCGGGAAGAGCCCGACGAACGGGTCGGCGCCGACGATCGCGAACGGCACCACCAGCAGCGCGCCGATCACGACCTGCACCGCGACGCCGACGTGCGGCGTGGCCCGCGTGGGATGGGTGCGGGCCAGCGCCGCAGGGAGCAGCCCGGCCCTCCCGAGGGCGAACATGTACCGGGTGGCCATGCTGTGGAATGCCACCGTGGCCCCGAGGAAGCTCGCCGCCACCACGAACCCGAGCACGGGCCCGGTCCACGCCCCGAGGTAGGTGGCGAAGACCCCGAAGACGAGGGAGCCGGGGTCGGCCTGCGCCGTGGCACGCACGTCCGGCACGGCCGCGACCACGGCCGCTGTGGCCACGAGGAACACCACGCCGAGCAGGAGCAGGGCCAGGTACGTCGCCACGGCGACGGTGCGGCGGGCGTCGCGCGCCTCCTCGCAGTACGCGGCTGCGGCTTCGTAGCCGGAGAAGGACAGCAACACGAACACGACCGACAGTCCGAGCCTGCCGCCGAGCAGCGCCGCGGGCGCCGTCGCGTCGATGACCGGGCCCGCCGGTCCGCGCACCAGGACGGCCACCACGAGCGAGGCGAGCAACGCGAACTGCACCCCGACGATGCCGACGATCACGAAGAGGGTGGCGGGCTCGGCGCCGAACGCGAGGCTGAGCGACAGGTTCGAGGCCAGTGCGGTGATCGGAGCCGTGGCGCCGACCACCATCGCGACCATGCCGGGCACGCCGATGGCACCGGCCCGGAGGGCGCGTGGAGCGGGTTCCTGCTGCTTGCGGGGGTCGAGCGTCATTGCAGACCTCCGGGGGTGGGTCAGGGAGCCAGTACGTCGTCCAGCCAGTCGTAGATCGCGCCCGCTGCACGGCGCAGGACGTCGACCTGGTTGTGCAGGGCGCCTCCGAAGCCGGCGTCGAAGGCGAGGAGGGTGGCCGGCGCGGTGAGGTGGGCGAGGAGCTGCGCGGGCTGACCGCCGAGGGTCTGGTCGTGCTCGCCGTCGACCACCAGGACAGGGCAGGTGATCTTCTCGGCGACGCCGTCGGCGACGGTGAAGTCGGCCCAGCGCGCGTAGAGCGCGTGGGTGGTGGGCACGCCCATCACCCAGCGGCCGTGCTCGGAGAACCAGCGGATCGTGCCGTCCTCGTCGATGCGGCGCTCGATCAGCTCGTCGAGCTCCGGGTCGTGCCCGGCGCGCAGCCGGGCGAGCGTCGCGTCCCGTTCGCCGGGCGGCGTGCGCAGGACGTAGTCCAGCGGCACCGTCGCCATGTCGTACACGCCGTCGAACGCGACGACCGCGGCGATCCGGTCGTCGAAGGCCGCCGCGCGCGGCGCGAGCACGCCGCCCATGCTGATCCCGAGCAGCCCGATCCGGTCGGCCCGCACGTCCGGGCGGGCGGCGGCGAGATCGAGCACCGGGCCGACGACGCGCTCCCAGTCCGGGCGGAACGGCAGTCCGAGCTCGCGGATCACCTGGCCCTGCCCCGGGCCCTCGAAGGCGAGCACGTGGTAGCCGCGCTCCTGCCCGGCGCGCCCGACCATGGACCAGATCTCCTCCCCTGTGCCGTCGAACCCGTTGTGCGCCACGACCAGCGGCCTCGGCTCGCCGGCGCCGCAGGAGAAGAAGTAGCCGGGCAGGGTCACCCCCTCGTAGGGGATCTCGAGGACCTCGGCCGGCGGCGCGAAGAGCCCCGCAGCTCTCCGGAACGCCTGGACGCCCCGTGCCGCCGCGGTGCGGATGCGGGGGTCGGCCGGGTTGCCGTGGAGGAAGAACTCGGAGGTCCGGAAGTAGTTGGCCGCGCGCAGGAACGCGTCCCGGGCACTGATCCGGTGACCGCCGGCCAGCGCCTCCTCGCCCCGGGCGAGCACCCACTCGGCAGTGGCCGTCCACTCGCGGTACCAGCTGTCGTCGTCGCTCTCGACGACCCGACGGGCGGTGGCGAGGCACTCCCCGATCTCGGCGGCGCCGTAGGGCGTCTGCCCCATGACCCGCAGCAGCTCGAACTCGTACTGCGGGTTCTGCGCGAACACCTCACGACGTCATCCCGGCCGGGAGGCAGGCCTCCCCCACGACCTCCCGGAACGACCGCGGCGGGCGCCCCGTGACGTCCTGCACGGAGGAGGTGGTGCGGTCCTCGGCACCTCGGGCGATGTCCGCGTCGAGGCCGGCGAGCAGCGCGGAGAAGTCGGGCGGGTAACCCGCCGCCACGAAGCGCTCGGTCAGCTCCGCGACGCCGACCGCCCGGTGGCGGACGGCGCGACCGGTGGCCTCGGTCAGCACGGCGGCGGCGTCGGAGTAGCTCAGCGCCTCCGGCCCGGTGAGCACGTACTCGCCGACGTGCGGCTCCTCGTCGGACAGGGCGTGCGCGGCCACCGCCGCGATGTCGCCCGCGTCGACGAACGCCAGGCGCCCGCCGCCGGTGGCCGTGACGATCTCGCCGTCGGCCCGCGCGGACCGGGCGTGCGGGTGGTCGCCGAGGAAGTTCTGCATGAACCAGGACGGGCGCAGCACCGTCGGCTCGGGAACGCTCGCGCGCACCATCCGGTGCAGCTCACCCAGGCCGGGCGCACCCTCCGGCACCGCCGACGAGCTGAGCAGCACCACCCGCCGCACTCCGCGCTCCCGCGCCGCATCGAGGAACGGCACCACGAGCGGGGCGGGGTCGGCGACTCCGACCGGAGCGACCAGGTAGACGGCGCGCACACCGTCGAGTGCGGCCGCGTGCGTTGCGGGGTCGGCCCACTCGAAGGAGACCTGCCCGGCCGTGGGCCGACGGCTCGCGACGCGCACGGGAACGTCGCGATCGCGGAGGGCGGCGGCGACCCGGCTGCCGGTGGTCCCGGTACCGCCGGTGACGAGGACGGTCATCGGTCGCCGCCCGAGACGCCGAACGCGGTCAGTTCGTCCGCGCCGCCGAGCGCCTCGGCGGCCGCGAGCGGGCTCCAGTAGTCGCGGTAGCCCGCGATCTCCCCGTTCCGGACGGTGATCACGGAGATGTAGCGCATCCGGTACGGCCGCCCGGTCCGCACCGCGATGCCGTCCACCTCGAACTCCACGACGACGACCTCCGGGTCGGCCGTCCGGTGAACCGTTCTGCTCGTGATCGCCCGCAGGTCGACGTGGTCGGTGTAGTCGCGCAGGTACTCCGCCACGGCGGCGCGCCCGTCCAGCCGCTGCGGGTAGCCGTCGGGCGCGAACGGGAACTCCATGGCCCCGTCGACGGCCCACAGACCGGCGAACCCGGCCATGTCGTGGGCGAGCAGCAGGTCCATGGCCCGGTCGACGACGTCGAGCGTTGTCATCCGACACTCCTTTCAAATGGACGAGACGGTCCCGTCCCGACCACAGTAGCGGGACGGGACCGTGTCGTCCATGCCATACTCGGCGGCCGTGGGAGTCACCCAGAAGCGGACGCCGACCGGCGCGGCCGTCCTGCAGGCCGACGTCACACGGGCGATCACCGAGGCCGTGCTCGACGAGCTGGCCGAGACCGGCTACGGCAAGCTCTCGATGGAGGCCGTCGCCCGGCGGGCCGGCGTCGGCAAGAGCGCGCTGTACCGGCGCTGGCCGTCGAAGCAGGAGATGGTCATGGCGGTGCTGGCGGAGTTCAGTCTCGAGCTGGCCACGGCGCCCGACAGCGGAACGCTGCGGGGCGACCTCCTCGGCATCCTGCATTCGCTGCGGGAATGGCTCACCCACCCCCGGTTCTCGCGGATCCTCCCCGACCTCGCGGCCGAGGGCGTGCGGAACCCGGAGGTGGCCGAGGCGGTGCGGACGGCGATCGGCGAGCCGAGGCGCGCGGTCGGGGCCACCGTGCTGCGCCGCGCCGTCGACCGCGGCGAGCTGCCCGCCGACACGGACTTCGAGATGGCCCTCGACCTGATCGCGGCGCCCGTGTACTGGCGGCTCTCCGTCCGGCGGGCCCCTGCCGAGCCCGACTACCTCGACAACCTCGCCGATGTCGTGCTGCGCGCCCTGAAGGGTCGACCGTCATGACGCCGCCGAGCCCCTCACGCGGGGTCTGCCGCACCCACTGCTAACGCCCCGCCCCAGCCGCGCGATAGTCGCTCAGACAGCCCCGCAATGGCCATTGCGGCGCGGGCGGGAAGGCGGAAGGGGATCAGTGTCGATCGACCGGCCCAACGGACACAGAGCGCCGCACCTGCGGGCCGTACCGCCCAACGGGCACCGCGTTCCGCGCCCGCCCGACCCACGGATGTCAGCTGCGCCCACCGGTGCTCGGCCGGGCGACGGCGCGACGAGCATGCTTCCTCGGCTGCGCGTTCCGGCTGGGAATGCGCCCGTACCCGGACGACCCCTGCCACACCCTGCGCCAGGGTCGGCGGAGGCGACCGAACCGCTGCGTTCGATACCGCCGGGAACGGCCCGTCGTCTTCGGACGCCCCGGGTGGCCGACGAGGAGGCGACGACCCGGATCGCCACCGTGTCCCGCCCAGAACCGCCCCCCGACCGCTTGGGCGGGTCCACCGCCGCGACCCTGCTCGCTTCCGGCATCGGATGCGCCGCGTTCGGGATCGCCGTCGTCGCGGCGGAGTCCCTCCAACCGGTCAAGCAGCTGTTCACCCTCTCCACCGCGGTCGGCCCGCTCTCCGGCAAGGCGGTGGTCGCCGTAGTGATCTATCTGCTCGCCTGGGCTGCGCTGTTCCTGGCCTGCCGCAGGCGGACGATGCCCTTCGCCGCCGTGCTGCGTGTCACGGCCGTGCTCATCGGGATCGGGGTCGTCGGCACGTTCCCGCCCTTCTACGGCCTCGTCGCAGGCCACTGATCGCGCTGTGTTCACCCCCAACCAGATCTTCCTCATCGTCCACATCACCGTTTCGGTCGTGTTCCTCCACGCCTTCGCGGGAGGGCTCGCCACGCTCGTCCGAGTTCGAGAGGGGGCGCTCGCCCGCCGGATCCAGGTGGCCAGCGTCGTCGGCATGGCCATCATGGCCTGGGCCACCGTGATCTCCGGGACGTGGCTGATCTACCCCGGCTACCGGGCGGAGCCCCCGGCGGGCGCGGCGCTGGAGGCCTATCCGCGCGCCTGGCTGATGAGCGGTGACGCCACCGCGTGGTGGCACACGTTCGGCATGGAGTGGAAGGAACACGTGGGCTGGCTCGCTCCGTTCCTCGCCACCGCCGTGGCCGTCGTGGTACTGCTGCACGGAGACGCCGTCCGGCGGGACCCACGGTTGCGGCGCATTCTCGGTGTGCTCTTCACGACCGCCTTCCTCGCGACGGCGGTCGCCGCGGCGCTCGGGGCGGCGATCAACAAGGTCGCACCGAACGACTTCTTGCTGAGTGCGGGCGTCCCCGATCTGCGAGAGCCGTTCTCTCCGCTTTGACCCGCGTTCACGCCCTGGCGATCGATCTCAGGGCAGCGACGACGACTCCAGCCGCTGCAGGTAGCCGGCGAGCCGGACGGCGTCCTCCGGGTCCCAGCCGGGCCGCCCCGGCCTCTCCGTCTCCACGAGCGCGTACCTTCCCGGGCGCCATCGTCGTGCGATGCTCGGGAGCATGACCACGCAGGGCGCCGCGCTGCTGCTGTCGCGCCGAGACCTCGACTTCCTGCTCCACGACTGGCTGGACGCCGAGTCCCTGCTCACCCGGCCCCGGTTCGCCGAGCACTCCCGGGAGACCGTCGACGCCGTGCTCGACCTCGCCGCCGAGGTGGCCGCCGAGCACTTCGCGCCGCACAACAAGCGGGCCGACGCCGAGGAGCCGACGTTCGACGGCCGGCGCGTCCACATGATCCCCGAGGTCCGCAAGGCCCTGGACGTGCTGGCGCAGACCGGCCTCATCGAGAGCAGCACGGAGCTGCCGCACGTCGTCTCGACGGCCGCGTTCGCGTGGTTCCAGGCCGCCAACCCGGGAACGTGGGCCTACCCGTTCCTGACGATCGCGGCCGCCAACCTGCTGCGCGCCCACGGCACGCCCGAGCAGATCGACGCCTACGTCGGCCCGATGGCCGAGGGCCGCTTCCACGGCACCATGTGCCTGTCCGAGCCGCAGGCGGGATCGTCGCTGGCCGACATCACCACCCGCGCCGAGCCGCAGCCCGACGGCACCCACCGGCTCTTCGGCAACAAGATGTGGATCTCCGCGGGCGAGCACGAGCTCGGCGAGAACATCGTCCACCTCGTGCTCGCCAAGATCCCGGGCGGCCCGCCGGGCGTGAAGGGGATCTCGCTGTTCGCCGTGCCCAAGTTCCTCGCCGACGGGCAGCGCAACGACATCGCCCTGGCCGGGCTCAACCACAAGATGGGCTACCGCGGCACCACCAACACCCTGCTCAACTTCGGCGAGGGCGCCCACACCCCCGACGGGCGCCCCGGCGCCGTCGGGCAGCTCGTCGGACCCCCGAACGGCGGGCTCGCCTGCATGTTCCACATGATGAACGAGGCCCGGATCGGCGTCGGAGCGGGCGCGGCGGCCCTGGGCTACACCGGCTACCTCAAGTCCGTCGACTACGCCCGCACCCGCACGCAGGGCCGGCCGCCTGCCGGGAAGGACCCGGCCGCGCCGCCCGTCCCGATCATCGAGCACCCGGACGTCCGCCGGATGCTGCTCGCGCAGAAGTGCTACGCCGAGGGCGCCCTCGCGCTCGTGCTCTACTGCGGGCGGCTGCTCGACGAGCAGCACACCGGCGCCGACCCCGAGGGCGCCCTGCTGCTGCTCGACGTGCTCACCCCGATCGCGAAGAGCTGGCCGTCGCAGTGGTGCGTGGTCGCCAACGATCTCGCGATCCAGGTGCACGGCGGCTACGGCTACACCCGCGAGTACGACGTCGAGCAGCACTACCGCGACAACCGCCTCAACCCCATCCACGAGGGCACCCACGGCATCCAGGCCCTCGACCTCCTCGGGCGGAAGGTCGTGATGCAGGACGGGGCCGGGCTCACCTTGCTGCGCGAGCGGGTCGCCGCGACGTGCGCCCGTGCCACGACGGGTGAGCCCGCGGAGCTGGCTGCGCAGCTCACGGCGGTCTGGGACCGGATCATCGCGGTCACGGCGCAGATCCACTCCACCGCCGACCCCGACCGCCTCGCCGACGCCACGACCTACCTCGAGGCCGTCGGCCACGCCGTCATCGCCTGGATCTGGCTCGAGCAGTACCTGGCCTGCGGTGACCGGGACGAGCCGTTCCACCGCGGCAAGAGGCAGGCCGCCCGGTTCTTCTTCCGGCGCGAGCTGCCCCGCACCGGCCCGCAGCTCGACCTGCTCGCCGCGCTCGACCGCACCACCGTCGAGATGGATCCGGGCTGGTTCTGATCAGCGCGACTGGAGCGCGTCCAGCGCCACCGCCATGGACGCGGCCACCCGGAAGTCGACGCGCGGGTCGGGCACGTCCACGACGTAGCGGTCGCGGATCGCCTTGCGCCGCTCGCTGGACAGCACCGGCTGCCCGGTGGCGCTGTCCACGAAGTCGAAGTGGAAGACGAACGGCACCCAGATGTCGCCGATGTACGGGATGAAGTCCCACACCCTGCGCACGACGGCCAGAACCGGCCTGCGCTCCTTGCCGATGGCCTCGTAGCCCGGGCCGGCGAGGTGCCAGGTGGAGCGCAGCAGGCTCGCACCGAACGCCTTGCGGAAATAGCCGAGCCCGTTGCCGTACTCGTCGAACACGTCGTGCTCGGCGCTCACGTCGAGCCGCTGGCGGGCCTTGAACGAGAACACCGGGCGCGACCGGGACTCGTCGGCGTAGAAGGTGACCTCCTCGCGCAGCTTCATGCGTTTCTGCTGCGCGAACGCGAGGAGCGGGCCCTCGCTGCCGTCCGGCGCGGCGGCGCGGATCTCGTAGCGGTTGACCATCATCGTGATCCGCTGCCGGACGAAGAACCGCGGGACGTGCATCGGGGCGGTCATGGTCACGAGTCTGGCAGCTGGATCTTTCACCCCGCATCTCCCACTGACACTCTGTCACCATGGGTATGCGCAGCGGTGCCCTCGTCCGCAGACGGCAGCTCGCCCGCATCCTGCGCGACCTGCGCCGCGGTTCCGGGCTGACCATCGAGGAGCTCGCTCCCCGGCTGGACTTCTCCCCGAGCAAGCTGAGCCGCATCGAGAACGCCCACCAGGGGGTCGACGTCCACGTCGTGCGCACGATGATGGACATCTTCGGCGTCACCGGTGACCAGTGGAACGCGCTGCTCACCCTCACCCGGGAGGCGAGCGCCAAGGGCTGGTGGCGGGCCTACGGCCTCGACGACCAGGGCTACGTGCCCCTCGAGGCCGAGGCGGGCACCGTGCGCGAGTACACGGTGAACTACCTGCCCGGCCTCCTGCAGACCGCCGACT
This window harbors:
- a CDS encoding aldo/keto reductase, yielding MQFRHIGDTKVSAIGLGGMPMSIEGRPDEARSVATIHAALDAGITLIDTADAYHLTADDVGHNESLISAAIASYGADTSHVVVATKGGHLRPGDGSWTLNGSPSYLVQACEASLKRLNVEAIDLYQFHRPDPSVPYADSIGTIRDLLDAGKIRMAGISNADVDQIRLANDILGGRLVSVQNQYSPAFRSSEPELRLCHELGIAFLPWSPLGGISRASALGSAHSAFGDVARTLGTSPQQVTLAWMLATSPCVIPIPGSSRPDTIRDSAAAAELQLTREQIAMLDAT
- a CDS encoding LysR family transcriptional regulator, whose translation is MDLRQLEHFVTVADEMHFTRAAERLFISQSGLSASIRALEKELAAELFIRNTRRMELTDAGRALLEESRRTLASAAAARDAVAAVRGLHRGTLRVGTEQCLGVVDVAAELARFHQAHPGVELSVQQAGSAHLVEEVRLGRLDIAFVAEPAQPPEDVSFLRLASEPMMLICHPEHPLAGREQIEWAALAGAAFVDFHPSWGSRRTTDRGFAAAGLSRAVASEVNDVHTLLDLVGRGLGLAVVPGPIARKKAHKLSVVALPADAPRWDVAIARPDTATTLAAAEFLAPIRKRFKA
- a CDS encoding amino acid permease, which codes for MTLDPRKQQEPAPRALRAGAIGVPGMVAMVVGATAPITALASNLSLSLAFGAEPATLFVIVGIVGVQFALLASLVVAVLVRGPAGPVIDATAPAALLGGRLGLSVVFVLLSFSGYEAAAAYCEEARDARRTVAVATYLALLLLGVVFLVATAAVVAAVPDVRATAQADPGSLVFGVFATYLGAWTGPVLGFVVAASFLGATVAFHSMATRYMFALGRAGLLPAALARTHPTRATPHVGVAVQVVIGALLVVPFAIVGADPFVGLFPAISGVTSLAVIVLMTACCASVVRAAALGLVTGSAWATRIAPVLAGAALLACGGLIVANYPDVTGTSSPWINVLPLILAMGAAYGALAQRRRAVLDLPVDRA
- a CDS encoding alpha/beta hydrolase family protein, producing MFAQNPQYEFELLRVMGQTPYGAAEIGECLATARRVVESDDDSWYREWTATAEWVLARGEEALAGGHRISARDAFLRAANYFRTSEFFLHGNPADPRIRTAAARGVQAFRRAAGLFAPPAEVLEIPYEGVTLPGYFFSCGAGEPRPLVVAHNGFDGTGEEIWSMVGRAGQERGYHVLAFEGPGQGQVIRELGLPFRPDWERVVGPVLDLAAARPDVRADRIGLLGISMGGVLAPRAAAFDDRIAAVVAFDGVYDMATVPLDYVLRTPPGERDATLARLRAGHDPELDELIERRIDEDGTIRWFSEHGRWVMGVPTTHALYARWADFTVADGVAEKITCPVLVVDGEHDQTLGGQPAQLLAHLTAPATLLAFDAGFGGALHNQVDVLRRAAGAIYDWLDDVLAP
- a CDS encoding NmrA family NAD(P)-binding protein: MTVLVTGGTGTTGSRVAAALRDRDVPVRVASRRPTAGQVSFEWADPATHAAALDGVRAVYLVAPVGVADPAPLVVPFLDAARERGVRRVVLLSSSAVPEGAPGLGELHRMVRASVPEPTVLRPSWFMQNFLGDHPHARSARADGEIVTATGGGRLAFVDAGDIAAVAAHALSDEEPHVGEYVLTGPEALSYSDAAAVLTEATGRAVRHRAVGVAELTERFVAAGYPPDFSALLAGLDADIARGAEDRTTSSVQDVTGRPPRSFREVVGEACLPAGMTS
- a CDS encoding nuclear transport factor 2 family protein gives rise to the protein MTTLDVVDRAMDLLLAHDMAGFAGLWAVDGAMEFPFAPDGYPQRLDGRAAVAEYLRDYTDHVDLRAITSRTVHRTADPEVVVVEFEVDGIAVRTGRPYRMRYISVITVRNGEIAGYRDYWSPLAAAEALGGADELTAFGVSGGDR
- a CDS encoding TetR/AcrR family transcriptional regulator — encoded protein: MGVTQKRTPTGAAVLQADVTRAITEAVLDELAETGYGKLSMEAVARRAGVGKSALYRRWPSKQEMVMAVLAEFSLELATAPDSGTLRGDLLGILHSLREWLTHPRFSRILPDLAAEGVRNPEVAEAVRTAIGEPRRAVGATVLRRAVDRGELPADTDFEMALDLIAAPVYWRLSVRRAPAEPDYLDNLADVVLRALKGRPS
- a CDS encoding acyl-CoA dehydrogenase; translated protein: MTTQGAALLLSRRDLDFLLHDWLDAESLLTRPRFAEHSRETVDAVLDLAAEVAAEHFAPHNKRADAEEPTFDGRRVHMIPEVRKALDVLAQTGLIESSTELPHVVSTAAFAWFQAANPGTWAYPFLTIAAANLLRAHGTPEQIDAYVGPMAEGRFHGTMCLSEPQAGSSLADITTRAEPQPDGTHRLFGNKMWISAGEHELGENIVHLVLAKIPGGPPGVKGISLFAVPKFLADGQRNDIALAGLNHKMGYRGTTNTLLNFGEGAHTPDGRPGAVGQLVGPPNGGLACMFHMMNEARIGVGAGAAALGYTGYLKSVDYARTRTQGRPPAGKDPAAPPVPIIEHPDVRRMLLAQKCYAEGALALVLYCGRLLDEQHTGADPEGALLLLDVLTPIAKSWPSQWCVVANDLAIQVHGGYGYTREYDVEQHYRDNRLNPIHEGTHGIQALDLLGRKVVMQDGAGLTLLRERVAATCARATTGEPAELAAQLTAVWDRIIAVTAQIHSTADPDRLADATTYLEAVGHAVIAWIWLEQYLACGDRDEPFHRGKRQAARFFFRRELPRTGPQLDLLAALDRTTVEMDPGWF